One window from the genome of Cyclobacterium amurskyense encodes:
- a CDS encoding PAS domain-containing hybrid sensor histidine kinase/response regulator, with product MSISDYKDPERDANWLKAVNAIQTLGSMPDINFDDVTELVADTCQTPIALVTILDKNRIWFKSKIGLSKSELLRKDNEGFHFLIKTGVSEIEDFSKEDNYSGGKLEFEGKPIAFYQGFPILSENGFPIGSLCVMDFKPRKLQINQIKTLRVLSGEVQKRIELSLKNHDLNFFTKKTGNALKNVGDIVFLIDRNFAITDYFTAKDEYLKFSPNVFINRKISDLDFPPETKVLFEKLFKYAIETEKIQQKEYSLEINGKVEWFEVSFEKLSTSENEVICIVNNISHQKSEEIKAQDNIKEYRDFFENTQGLMVKHDLEGNILHINKSGVRILEYTVEELLTMNMSDLAQNQDNYLDYLVKIKTNKAFNGIVRLTSKLGNVVTFQINNVLFEPLFGKSFVLCNGIDISQALKAHQELESAAVSINKERSLLRTIIDNIPINIYTKNIEFEKTLINKKELEYLGLEDESEVLGKKDEELFNSVTARESRTEDEMVIKKGRSIINKEVVQVQKNGNKRYCLISKLPLKTENDEIIGMVGITNDISERKKAEMALLENGKRLNAIISSTNTGTWEWNMQTNQILVNQRFWEIIGYTIDEQTILFQKDWEKLCHPDDLKEKENGLNKHFTKKTDFYQSEIRLKHKDGHWVWVLEVGKVFSWDHEGNPTLMYGTYQDISARKEFDTQLNEAKESAENANKAKSDFLANMSHEIRTPLNGVIGFSDLLMKTPLSETQLQYMKTVYHSAHSLLDLINDILDFSKIEAGKMELSIDKVDIFELGTQVTDIINYQAHSKGLELILNLSPHLPRFIYGDDVRLRQVLVNLLTNAIKFTVKGEVELKVEILDKEIQTNSPMKFRFSVRDTGIGISPDKQHKIFDAFSQEDASTTRKFGGTGLGLTISNKLLNLMGSELELKSDQNKGSLFYFDIHLKAEQGEEEKHPENYGLKKVLVVDDNQTNRYLVKEILEVKNIQCLEASNGLEGLSILEKEWPLDLILMDLRMPFLNGMETIGKIRTLKNETIAKVPIVLLSSSSDNDLDLKQLASFNVKHRLIKPIKNHQMVQIFSKLNSSETEGKTITQDIPESNDFLLNQDFSVLIAEDNPVNMKLSKIILSKISPRIKITEAENGLMAYEYVISNNPDLILMDIQMPIMNGYETAKAIRTIDHGRDIPIIALTAGTVKGERERCIESGMNDYISKPLVQGQLTKRIVNLLKTRNTEAPQHENESINKFTYKPEHFDKTHLLDLFDGDKEIGRELLKVAHVNLEENKAILDKAIDKRDAEKIVEASQKLKNSASTSGFFILLQLTENIDKQKQEEQLVDLGLKIQEEINYLLKNIDSLKL from the coding sequence ATGAGTATTTCCGATTACAAAGATCCAGAAAGGGACGCAAATTGGTTGAAAGCTGTAAATGCTATTCAAACATTGGGCAGTATGCCTGATATAAATTTTGATGATGTAACCGAATTAGTTGCGGATACATGTCAAACACCAATTGCATTGGTGACGATTCTAGACAAAAATAGGATTTGGTTTAAATCGAAAATAGGGTTATCAAAAAGTGAATTATTACGCAAGGATAATGAAGGCTTTCATTTCCTCATAAAAACCGGGGTTTCAGAAATTGAAGACTTTTCGAAAGAGGATAATTATTCTGGTGGTAAACTTGAATTTGAAGGTAAACCTATTGCATTCTATCAAGGCTTTCCAATTCTCTCCGAAAATGGATTCCCTATAGGTTCATTGTGTGTAATGGACTTTAAACCTCGTAAACTTCAGATCAACCAAATAAAAACCCTGAGGGTATTGTCAGGGGAGGTTCAAAAAAGAATTGAATTAAGTTTAAAAAATCACGACCTTAACTTCTTCACCAAAAAAACAGGAAACGCACTTAAAAACGTCGGGGACATTGTTTTCTTAATCGATAGAAACTTTGCTATTACGGACTATTTCACAGCAAAAGACGAATATTTAAAATTTTCCCCTAATGTATTTATTAACAGGAAAATAAGTGACTTAGACTTTCCTCCAGAAACAAAGGTTTTGTTTGAGAAACTATTTAAATATGCTATAGAAACCGAAAAAATCCAACAAAAGGAATACAGCCTTGAAATCAATGGTAAAGTAGAATGGTTTGAGGTTAGTTTTGAAAAATTGTCTACTTCAGAAAATGAAGTGATCTGTATTGTTAACAATATAAGTCATCAAAAAAGCGAAGAGATAAAGGCTCAAGACAACATAAAAGAATACCGGGATTTCTTCGAGAACACCCAAGGGTTAATGGTAAAGCACGACTTAGAGGGAAATATTTTGCACATTAATAAGTCAGGAGTCAGGATATTAGAATACACAGTTGAGGAGCTTTTGACGATGAATATGTCAGACTTGGCCCAAAATCAAGACAACTATCTTGACTATTTAGTTAAAATAAAAACGAATAAAGCATTCAATGGAATCGTCAGACTCACTTCTAAGTTAGGTAATGTCGTTACATTTCAAATAAACAATGTATTGTTCGAACCATTATTTGGTAAGTCTTTTGTACTATGTAATGGTATAGACATCTCTCAAGCACTTAAGGCACATCAGGAATTGGAATCCGCCGCTGTTTCAATCAATAAGGAGAGGTCACTTTTAAGAACCATCATAGACAATATTCCAATAAACATTTACACCAAAAACATCGAATTTGAAAAAACGCTCATCAATAAAAAAGAGCTGGAATATCTAGGTCTTGAAGATGAATCAGAAGTTTTAGGGAAAAAAGATGAAGAATTATTTAACTCTGTAACGGCCAGAGAGTCTAGAACTGAAGATGAAATGGTGATAAAAAAAGGCCGGTCCATCATTAATAAGGAAGTCGTTCAAGTCCAAAAAAATGGAAATAAAAGGTATTGCTTAATCTCTAAATTACCTCTAAAAACAGAAAATGATGAAATAATTGGTATGGTCGGCATCACCAATGACATTAGCGAAAGAAAAAAGGCCGAAATGGCTTTATTGGAAAATGGGAAGCGGCTCAATGCCATTATTTCAAGCACCAATACGGGAACATGGGAATGGAACATGCAAACGAACCAAATCCTAGTCAACCAAAGGTTTTGGGAAATCATTGGTTATACCATTGATGAGCAAACCATCCTTTTTCAAAAAGACTGGGAAAAATTGTGCCACCCTGATGATTTAAAAGAAAAAGAGAATGGTCTAAATAAGCATTTTACTAAAAAAACCGATTTTTACCAGAGTGAAATAAGATTAAAACACAAGGATGGACACTGGGTGTGGGTTTTAGAAGTTGGTAAAGTTTTTTCCTGGGACCATGAGGGAAATCCTACCCTTATGTACGGTACTTATCAAGACATAAGTGCAAGGAAAGAATTTGATACGCAGCTCAATGAAGCTAAAGAAAGTGCGGAAAATGCTAATAAGGCTAAATCCGACTTTTTGGCCAATATGAGTCACGAAATTAGAACGCCGCTAAACGGAGTTATAGGATTTTCAGACTTATTAATGAAAACACCACTGTCTGAAACCCAACTTCAATACATGAAGACAGTTTACCATTCTGCACATTCTTTGCTAGACTTAATAAATGACATACTGGACTTCTCAAAAATTGAAGCTGGGAAAATGGAATTGTCCATCGATAAGGTTGATATTTTTGAACTAGGTACGCAAGTAACAGACATTATCAATTACCAAGCTCATTCCAAAGGCTTAGAGTTAATTTTGAATCTTTCTCCACATCTACCAAGATTTATCTACGGAGATGATGTCCGGCTTCGTCAAGTGTTGGTAAATTTATTAACGAATGCAATAAAATTTACTGTAAAAGGAGAAGTTGAGTTAAAAGTGGAAATCCTTGATAAGGAGATTCAAACCAATTCACCTATGAAATTTAGGTTTTCTGTAAGGGATACTGGCATTGGCATCTCCCCAGATAAACAACATAAAATCTTTGATGCTTTTTCTCAGGAGGATGCAAGTACTACCAGGAAATTTGGAGGTACTGGACTAGGGCTAACCATATCCAATAAGTTGTTAAACTTAATGGGAAGTGAACTTGAACTCAAAAGTGACCAGAATAAAGGCAGTCTTTTTTATTTTGATATTCACCTTAAAGCAGAGCAGGGTGAAGAAGAAAAACACCCTGAAAACTATGGACTAAAGAAAGTATTGGTAGTTGATGATAACCAAACAAATAGGTATTTGGTTAAAGAAATCCTAGAAGTAAAAAACATACAGTGTTTGGAAGCTAGCAATGGCTTGGAAGGTCTCAGCATTTTAGAAAAAGAATGGCCTCTAGATTTAATATTAATGGACTTGAGGATGCCGTTCTTAAATGGTATGGAGACAATAGGGAAGATACGTACTTTAAAAAATGAAACCATCGCTAAAGTGCCAATTGTTTTACTTTCCAGTTCCAGTGACAATGACCTTGACCTAAAGCAGCTTGCTTCTTTTAATGTCAAACACAGATTGATTAAGCCAATTAAAAACCATCAAATGGTTCAAATATTTAGTAAGTTGAATAGCTCAGAAACTGAAGGAAAAACAATAACTCAAGATATCCCAGAGTCGAACGACTTCCTATTGAACCAGGATTTCAGCGTCTTAATAGCCGAGGACAATCCGGTCAACATGAAGTTATCGAAGATAATTTTATCAAAAATAAGCCCTCGCATAAAAATAACAGAGGCAGAAAACGGCTTAATGGCTTACGAATATGTGATCAGCAATAATCCTGATCTTATCCTTATGGACATTCAGATGCCAATAATGAATGGTTACGAAACAGCCAAAGCCATTAGAACCATTGATCATGGTAGAGACATCCCTATCATTGCTTTGACAGCAGGTACTGTAAAAGGTGAAAGAGAAAGATGCATAGAGTCTGGCATGAATGATTATATCAGTAAACCACTGGTTCAGGGTCAACTAACAAAAAGAATTGTAAATCTGCTGAAGACTCGAAACACAGAAGCTCCACAACATGAAAATGAGTCAATAAATAAATTTACCTACAAACCAGAGCATTTTGACAAAACCCATCTGTTAGATTTGTTTGATGGAGATAAGGAAATAGGCAGGGAGCTTTTAAAGGTGGCCCATGTAAATCTTGAAGAAAACAAGGCAATTCTGGACAAGGCCATTGACAAAAGGGATGCAGAAAAAATAGTAGAGGCCAGCCAGAAATTAAAAAACTCGGCCAGCACTTCAGGATTTTTTATTCTTTTGCAGCTTACTGAAAATATTGATAAACAAAAGCAGGAGGAACAACTGGTTGATTTAGGTTTAAAAATTCAGGAAGAAATTAATTATTTATTAAAAAACATTGATTCATTGAAATTATAA